The Vibrio toranzoniae sequence TTACTCGGTAGAATACTTCAGTGAAGGTGGCCGTTCTCGTACTGGTCGTTTGCTACAAGCTAAAACCGGTATGCTAGCGATGACGATTCAGGCCATGCTACGTGGTATGAACCGCCCAGTAACTTTGGTTCCTGTATACATCGGTTACGAACACGTAATGGAAGTAGCGACTTACGCCAAAGAGCTGCGTGGCAAACGTAAAGAGAAAGAAAACGCCAGCCTGGTGATTCGTACTCTGCGTAAACTGCGCAACTTTGGTAAAGGTTATGTCAACTTCGGTGAGCCGATCCAACTGAACCAATATCTAAACGAACACGCACCAGAGTGGACCAAAGATATCGACCCAATGGGGGCTGGTAAACCACAATGGATGAACCCAGTGGTTAATGGTTTGGCAACTAAGATGATGACGCATATTAATGATGCAGCAGCGACCAACGCTCTAACTCTTTGTGCAACCGCTCTACTCGCTTCACGACAACGTGCATTATCTCGTGACTCTTTGGTTTCTCAGATCAACTGTTATCTGTCTTTGCTGAAAAATGTACCTTACTCTAATACATTCACGGTACCAAAAGACAGCGCTGAAGATCTGGTCAAACACGCTGAATCACTGAACAAGTTCCTGATCGAATCAGATTCAATGGGCGATATAGTTTCACTCGATCGTCACCAATCTATTCTGATGACGTACTACCGTAACAACATCATTCACTTGTTCGCTCTACCGTCGTTAATTGCTCAAATGACGATTCGTCAGCGTGGTCTATCGATTGAAGCTATTCAAAAGAATGTTGCTGCACTCTACCCATTCTTGAAGAAAGAGTTGTTCCTAAGCTACGACGAAGACAAGCTTGAAGGTGTGGTTTCAAACATCATTGAAGAGCTAGTCAGCCAAGGTATGCTTGTTGTGTCAAACAACGAAGTCACCATCAACCAATCAAACAGCCAAGCACTGATGCTATTAGGTCGTACGATTACAGAAACGCTGCAGCGCTACTCTATTGCTCTAAACCTATTGGCAGAAAATCCTGAACTGGATAAATCTGATCTGGAAACAAAGAGCCAAGACATTGCACAGCGCCTTGGTCGCTTACATGGTATCAACGCTCCAGAGTTCTTCGACAAAGGTGTATTCGCATCGATGTTCGCGACACTGAAACAGCAACAATACCTAGATAACGATGGTAACTGTGATTTAGAAAAGACTCAGCAATTCGCTAAACTTCTTTACTCTATGCTCTACCCAGAAGTGCGTATTACTATTCAAGAGAGCATCCACCAAGTAGAGTAATCTTTCAGCTAATATTCGCTTTAATCACTAGACTGAAACGATCAAAAAAGGCACCAAATAGGTGCCTTTTCATTTTGAGTCAAGC is a genomic window containing:
- the plsB gene encoding glycerol-3-phosphate 1-O-acyltransferase PlsB — protein: MSSGQSFSRSLMKLPLSLLVKGTSIPSNPVEDLNIDLGKPIVYALPFRSSVDMLTLQKHALELGLPDPLSKLEINGKSLQRYVFISSRKTLLQDDDYVPSSSIEVFSELLSLHAEDSELDVQVIPATVLWGRKPGRENNQKPYLQAMNGLEKSKAVLLAGRDCLVRFSPVVSLRYMANSHGTDSTIAHKLARVARIHFSRQKLAASGPNLPSRQALFNRLLKSEAIKKAIEDEAKSKNISVEKASKEAQDIMDEIAANFSYSLIKRGEKVLGWLWNKLYQGLHINNASTVRKLAQDGHEIVYVPCHRSHMDYLLLSYVLYHEGMVPPHIAAGINLNFFPAGPIFRHGGAFFIRRSFKGNKLYSTIFREYLAELFAKGYSVEYFSEGGRSRTGRLLQAKTGMLAMTIQAMLRGMNRPVTLVPVYIGYEHVMEVATYAKELRGKRKEKENASLVIRTLRKLRNFGKGYVNFGEPIQLNQYLNEHAPEWTKDIDPMGAGKPQWMNPVVNGLATKMMTHINDAAATNALTLCATALLASRQRALSRDSLVSQINCYLSLLKNVPYSNTFTVPKDSAEDLVKHAESLNKFLIESDSMGDIVSLDRHQSILMTYYRNNIIHLFALPSLIAQMTIRQRGLSIEAIQKNVAALYPFLKKELFLSYDEDKLEGVVSNIIEELVSQGMLVVSNNEVTINQSNSQALMLLGRTITETLQRYSIALNLLAENPELDKSDLETKSQDIAQRLGRLHGINAPEFFDKGVFASMFATLKQQQYLDNDGNCDLEKTQQFAKLLYSMLYPEVRITIQESIHQVE